In one Nicotiana sylvestris chromosome 8, ASM39365v2, whole genome shotgun sequence genomic region, the following are encoded:
- the LOC138875422 gene encoding uncharacterized protein, producing MECKFSGVIQEAGVDVRLDAQVILKRRSFKYLGSINQDESRGDEDTEMDAWKDMIKNDVIRDKVRVACVADKIGELRLRWFRHVKRRCERLAMTGPRRDRDRPKKY from the exons atggagtgcaagttcagtggcGTGATTCAGGAGGCCGGCGTCGATGTGAGGCTGGATGCACAAGTTATCCTCAAGAGAAGAAGTTTCAAGTATCTTGGTTCTATAAACCAAG ATGAAAGTCGCGGAGATGAGGATACTGAGATGGATGCGTGGAAGGATATGATTAAGAATGATGTTATCCGTGACAAAGTGAGAGTGGCCTGTGTGGCAGACAAGATAGGGGAActgagattgagatggttcaGACATGTGAAGAGGAGGTGTGAGAGATTGGCTATGACAGGACCTAGGAGAGATAGAGATAGGCCGAAGAAATACTAG